TCATGGTGCAGGAGCCAAGCGGTATCATCGCCCGGTCGAGCGCCAGATCCTTGTCCGACAGGCGGCGCAGAAAGCGCATCATGTCGGTTTCCGAGCGGCCAATGTGAAACGCCGGCTGTGTCAGGAAATTTTTGTCGCGGGCTTTGCCGGGCAGGGCGTTGTCTGCTTTTTCCGGCACGGAAATGTCAAACAGCGCGGCCAGCGCGGCCAGGTCTCTTTCTGTCGACAGCTCATCAAAATTAATGCTCAGGCGGTTGTCGTCCAGAACACGTAAAAGCCGCCCGTCCATGTAAGCCGCTGCTGCGATTTCTTCTGCCCGTCCTTGGGTGGTGACTGTGATACAGTCAAGGAAATGTTTGCCCGCAAGCCTGAAGCCTGCTGCGGTGAGGCCGCCGGCAAACCGTCTGACAAGATGATGAATGCGCCTGGCAATGGCCTGCAGGCCCTCCGGCCCGTGCCAGATGGCATAAGCCGCGGCCATATTGGCAAGCAGCGCCTGCGCGGTGCAGATGTTCGAGGTTGCCTTGTCGCGGCGGATATGCTGTTCGCGCGTTTGCAGGGCAAGGCGGTAGCCGGTGCGGCCTTTGGTATCAATTGACTGGCCGACAATGCGCCCGGGAATAAGGCGGGTAAATACGGCGGAAACCGCCAGATAACCGGCATGCGGCCCGCCGAAGCCCATCGGCACACCAAACCGTTGCAGCGAGCCGACGACAATATCTGCGCCCCAATTGGCCGGAGCGTCCATAATGGTCAATGCCAGCGGGTCGGCAACAGCAATCACCAGTGCGCCTTGCGCCTTGGCGGCGCGGATCTTATCCGCCCAGTCATGGAAGACACCGTGCGTATCCGGCCATGGCAGCACAATTGCCGCTGTCCGGCCGCTTGTTTCCCCTTCCGCGGCAATGTCAAAGCCTTGCGTTGCCGCACGGGTGTGCACCACATCAAGCGTTTGCGGGTGCAGTGCGCCGTAAATGATAATCTGTTTGCGCTTCTCACGGGCAAACCGCACGGCAACGGCATTGGCTTCCGCCAGAGCGGTTGCCTCATCAAGCAGCGAGGCGGCGGCAACCGGCAAGCCTGTCAGTTCCGTCACCAGGGTTTGAAAGTGAAACAGCATTTCCAGCCGTCCCTGGCTGATTTCCGCCTGATAGGGGGTATAGGCCGTGTACCATGCCGGATTTTCGAACAGGTTGCGCTGGATAACCGGCGGCACAAAAGTGCCGTGATAACCCTGGCCGATAAAGCTTTTATGCAACCGGTTCCGCGCCATGGTGGTTTTCAACTCATTGAGTGCTTCCTGTTCTGTTGCCGCCGGCGGCAGATCAAGCGCACCCTGCAGGCGGATTGATTGCGGAACAGCTTCAGCAATCAGCGCTTCCAGTGACGTGACATTCAAGGTTTCCAGCATGGCGCGGCGGTCATCCGCCTGCGCCCCGATATGGCGGCGGGAAAAGGCAAATTCGCTCATGGTCCAGCTCATCCGATCAGGGCTTTATAAGCGGTTTCATCCATCAGGCCGGAAAGCTGGCCTTCATCGGCAAGGGTCATTTTCCACAGCCAGCCATTACCCTCGGCCGCCTGGTTCACGACCGCCGGGTCAGAGGTCAGCGTTTCGTTGATTTCCGTCACCTTGCCGTCCAGCGGGGCGTAAACGTCGGAAGCAGCCTTGACCGATTCCACAACGGCAATCGCTTCCCCCTTGGCAAGGGTGCGCCCGACATCCGGCAGGTCAACAAAAACGAGGTCGCCAAGTTGTTCCTGCGCGTGGGTGGTGATGCCGACCGTCGCCACGCCGTTTTCAACGCGGAGCCATTCATGATCTTCAGTAAAGTAAATGCTGCTCATGGAATTATCCTTTGAAGTAATGCTGGGGAACGAAGGGAAGGGGATGGATGGTAACGGGCAGCTTTCTGCCGCGCACATCGGCAAAAAGCTGTGTATCGGCCGCGCCGAATGCCGCCGTCACATAGCCCATGGCCACCGGCGCATTAAAAGAGGGGCCGAAACCGCCCGAGGTGACAATGCCGATTTCATTGCCATGCGTATCAAACAGTTGCGCACCGGCGCGCACCGGCTGGCGGCCTTCCGGTTTGAGGCCGACACGGCGGCGTTGCGCACCGGCGGCAAACGCAGCCGTGTAGGCCGGCGCGCCGATAAAATCGGCTTTTTCACGCACGGATTTGGCAACAGCAAAAGTCAGACCCGCTTCCACCGGTGTGGTCTGCGCTGTGATATCCTGTCCGTGCAGGCAAAGCCCGGCCTCAAGGCGCAAGCTGTCACGGGCGGCAAGGCCCGTCCATTTAACCCGCGGGTCAGCCAGCAGTTTTTGCGCCAGCGCTTCCGCTTTTTCTACTGGCAGGGCAATTTCAAAACCGTCTTCACCGGTATAGCCGGAGCGGGTGATAAACCAGCCCTTGTCCGTTTCCAGCCCGTGCATGAAAGTGAGGTCTGTGCCGGGCAGGCTGGCCTCCCGCATGACATTTGCCGCCTGCGGCCCCTGCAGGGCAAGCAGCACGCGGGTCTGCGGCGTAACGGCGCAATCAAAACCGGCAGCGCGTTTTTGCAACTCGGCAATGTCAATGTCGGCGTTACCGGCATTCGCCACCGCCATAAAGCGGTTTTCTCCAAGGCGGGTGACAATCAGGTCATCAATGATGCCTGCCTGTTCATTGAGCAGAAAGCTGTAACGGGATTGGCCTGTGGCCAGCGCAGCCGCGTCCATGGGCAGGGCGCGGGAAAGAAAGCCGGCTGCCTGCCTGCCTTCAATGGCGATCAGCTTCATATGGGAAATATCAAACAGCCCGGCGGCTTCGCGGGTATGCAGGTGTTCCTGCATGACACCGGCGGGGTAGGTGATGGGCATGTTCCATCCGGCAAAAGCGCCAGATTTTGCCCCGGCCTGTTCGTGCAGGGCATTGAGAGGCAGGATTTTAAGAACGTCTGCTGATGTCATGTGATTTCCTCCAGCGTGTTGCGGCTGCAAAAAACGACAAGGCGTCCCTTTTACCCCGGCTTTTTGCACGGTAACGGATTCTCAAAGCTGTGTCACGCATAATTTATGTGAATGTGCCGCCATTCAGCCGTATGGCGGCATAATAGCCGGCGGCGCTTGCGGCAAGGCACAGGACAACCGACAGTGTGATGTTGAGAAAGGCGTGCCCGGGCGCGCCTTCCTGCAGCAGTTCAAAGGTTTGCAGACTGAAGGAGGAAAATGTGGTGAAACCGCCGCAAAAGCCGACCATGACAAACAGGCGCAATGATTCAGAGGCAGGAAACCGCGCCTGCGCTACGGTCAGCATGCCGAAAAGAGCAATGAGAAACGAACCGCTGATATTGACAAATACTGTGCCCCACGGAAAACCCCGGCTGAGAGGCAGTAATAAAAGTCCCAGCCAGTGGCGGGCGACACTGCCGATTGCACCCCCGAGCGCGACCCATAATGTTGCTGCCATGTGGAAAGCTCCCTGGACTTGTTGTTGCTGTCATTGATACCTTATATAAGAACAGGCAATCAATAAACAAAGTTATATTGAAGCGGTTACCAGGGACAGGACAAGCATGAGCGGAAACGGTTTTTATACAAATGGTAATGGTGCGCCCAGGGCGGCCGGTGGATTGATCAGGGAAACAACAACAGCGAATTTTCAGGCTGATGTGATGGCGGAGTCCAGGAACCAGCCGGTTCTGGTGGATTTCTGGGCTCCCTGGTGCGAGCCGTGCAAACAGTTGACACCGGTGCTGGAAAAAATCGTCCGTGAGGCGGGCGGCGCGGTCAAGCTTGTCAAGATGAATATTGATGACCACCCGACCATTGCCGGACAGATGGGAATCCGTTCCATTCCGGCGGTTGTCGCTTTTATTGACGGCCGCCCCGTTGACGCCATGATGGGCGCTGTGCCGGAAAGCGACATCAAGGCATTTATCGGCCGCTTGTCCGGCGGACAGGAAAAGCAGGCCATAGCTGATATGCTGGCCGGTGTTGCCGAACTGGTGCAAAAGGGTGATTACATGACCGCCTCACGCGTTTATGCACAGATTTTGCAGGATGACCCGAAAAATATTGCCGCAATTGCCGGTTTTGCCACCTGCCTGCTGGAAACGGGCGAGACAGACAAGGCAAAGGCCATTCTTGCCGGTGCGCCGGCGGATGAAAAAAACGACCCGGCCCTGAAGGCTGTGCAGACACGGATAGAATTGCTTGAGCAGGCTGAAGGCCTTGGCGACCCCGCGGCGCTGGAAAAGCGGGCCCTTGACAATCCGCAGGATTATCAGGCGCGGTTTGATCTGGCGCTGGTGTACAATGCGCGGGGAAAGCGGGCAGAGGCGGCGGATATGCTGCTTGCCATTCTGAAGGCGGACCGTGACTGGAATGATGGAGTGGCGCGCCGGCAGTTGCTGCAGTTTTTTGACGCATGGGGCGCAAGGGATGAAGCGACGTTAAATGCGCGGCGCAAATTGTCGACACTGTTGTTTTCATGAAATAAAGGCCGGAATTTCCGGCCTTTTTCCGTTTATGCTGTCAGCCGATTTTCTGGCCGGTTTTCGCCCAGTCGGCAAGGAAGGCTTGCAATCCCTTGTCGGTCAGCGGGTGATGAACAAGCTGTTTCAACGTTGCCGGCGGGATAGTGGCAACGTCAGCACCGATCAGCGCTGCTTCCTTGACATGATTGACTGTGCGGATGGAGGCTGCAAGAATTTCCGTCCTGAAATCGTAATTGTCATAAATCGTGCGGATTTCACCGATCAGTTCCATGCCGTTGATCGCCATGTCATCAAGCCGCCCGATAAAGGGCGAAATAAAGGTTGCCCCCGCTTTGGCGGCCAGCAGCGCCTGATTGGCGGAAAAGCACAATGTCATATTGGTTTTCTGTCCGCGGTCGCTCAGAGTTTTACAGGCTTTCAGTCCGTCCAGAGTGAGCGGCAGCTTGATGCAGACATTATCGGCAATTTTCGCCAGAACATCCGCCTCACGCATCATGGCGTCATAACCGGTTGCTGCGACTTCCGCCGAAACAGGACCCGGGATGAGGCTGCAAATTTCCGCCGTTACTTCCTTGATGTCGCGGCCGGCTTTAAGAATCAGCGAAGGGTTGGTGGTGACGCCGTCAACCAGACCCAGATCATTCAAGGCGCGGATTTCATCAATATCTGCAGTATCTACGAAAAATTTCATGTTTTTCTCCTTGAGGGAAAGCTCTGATACCTGATATGCACCATTGTGTTACCAAAATGCAAGTGCAACATAACAGGAATGTTTAAAGATTCGCCCATAGCTGCAAAGGCTGTTGCCGTTCTGGTGCCCGCGCCGGTAGAGCGCGCCTATAGCTATGCTGTGCCGGACGGAATGTCTGTGGTGGCAGGGTCTGTTGTGCGCGTGCCTTTGGGGGCGCGGCAGGTTTCCGGTGTGGTGGTTGGCGCGGCGGTGGATGAGGTTGCGGCAGAAAAACTGCGTCCGGTCAGCGCGGTGTTTGACTGTCCGCCATTGTTGCCGGAATTGATGAGGTTTATCCGTTTTGTCGCTGATTATACCCTGTCGCCCGCCGGTCAGGTGGCGCGCATGGCGTTGCGCGTGCCAGCGGCCTTTGAACCGGAGGCTGTGGTTGAAGGTTTGCGCTATAGCGGTGGTGCGCCTGACCGCCTGACACCAGCCCGCGCCCGGGTGCTGGAGCGGGCGGCGGACGGTATGGCGTGGACGCGCTCCGGCCTTGCCCATGCTGCGGGTGTTTCTTCAACAGTGATTGACGGGCTGAAAGCGCAGGGCATATTGACAAGTGTTCCCCTGCCGCCTGTGCCGGTTGTGCCGCCGCCCGATCCGGCTTACGCGCCGGCGGTGCTCGAAACAGCGCAGCGTGATATTGCTGATACCATGCGTCAAAGCGTGACGGCGCGGCGTTTTCACGTTTCCCTGCTTGACGGCGTGACCGGTTCCGGCAAGACGGAGGTCTATTTTGAAGCGGTGGCGGCAGCGCTGGAGCAGGGCAGGCAGGTGTTGATTTTGCTGCCCGAGATTGCGTTAACCCAGCAGTTTCTTGACCGGTTTGAAGCCCGTTTTGGCGCTGCCCCGGCCGAATGGCATTCGGATTTGACCGCCGTGCGGCGTGAGCGCATCTGGCGGCAGGTGGCGGAAGGGCGGGTGCGTGTAGTTGCCGGCGCCCGCTCGGCGCTGTTTCTGCCCTTTGCTGATCTGGGGCTGATTGTGGTGGATGAAGAGCATGACGCCGCCTACAAACAGGAAGACCGTGTGTTTTACAATGCCCGTGATATGGCGGTGGCGCGCGGTCATATTGCCGGTATTCCGGTGATTTTATCGTCTGCCACACCATCGGTGGAAAGTCAGGTCAATGCGCATTCGGGACGTTATCAGCGCCTGCATTTAGGCGCGCGTTTTGCCCGGGCCGCCCTGCCGGACCTGCGCGCTGTCGATATGCGCAGGACCCCGCCGCCGCCGGGGAAATTCCTGTCACCGCCCTTGCTTGGCGCATTGCGGGAAACGCTGGCAAATGGCAAACAGTCGCTGCTTTTTCTCAACCGGCGCG
This is a stretch of genomic DNA from Candidatus Tokpelaia hoelldoblerii. It encodes these proteins:
- the gcvP gene encoding Glycine dehydrogenase (decarboxylating) (bhsal03170) translates to MSEFAFSRRHIGAQADDRRAMLETLNVTSLEALIAEAVPQSIRLQGALDLPPAATEQEALNELKTTMARNRLHKSFIGQGYHGTFVPPVIQRNLFENPAWYTAYTPYQAEISQGRLEMLFHFQTLVTELTGLPVAAASLLDEATALAEANAVAVRFAREKRKQIIIYGALHPQTLDVVHTRAATQGFDIAAEGETSGRTAAIVLPWPDTHGVFHDWADKIRAAKAQGALVIAVADPLALTIMDAPANWGADIVVGSLQRFGVPMGFGGPHAGYLAVSAVFTRLIPGRIVGQSIDTKGRTGYRLALQTREQHIRRDKATSNICTAQALLANMAAAYAIWHGPEGLQAIARRIHHLVRRFAGGLTAAGFRLAGKHFLDCITVTTQGRAEEIAAAAYMDGRLLRVLDDNRLSINFDELSTERDLAALAALFDISVPEKADNALPGKARDKNFLTQPAFHIGRSETDMMRFLRRLSDKDLALDRAMIPLGSCTMKLNAAAEMIPVSWAETANIHPFAPESDTSGYRQMTAQLAQWLASITGFAAVSLQPNSGAQGEYAGLVAIRRYHEAQGELNRNICLIPASAHGTNPASAAMAGMDVVVIRCLEDGDVDIEDLKKQAAAHSDRLAALMITYPSTHGVYEEGIREICAIVHEHGGQVYFDGANLNALVGLARPADVGADVCHMNLHKTFAIPHGGGGPGVGPIGVAGHLKPFLPGHETSGSGYAVSAAPFGSASVLPITWMYIRMMGADGLKQATQTAILNANYIAAQLSAAYPVLYKGKKGRVAHECIIDTRVMKDRFGITVDDIAKRLIDYGFHAPTMSFPVAGTLMIEPTESEPKAEIDRLCGALLAIAKEAEQVGADVWPRHDNPLVNAPHTLADTLDDNWNRPYSRQIAAFPAADADPAAKYWPPVSRIDNVAGDRNLICSCPPLSNY
- the gcvH gene encoding Glycine cleavage system H protein (bhsal03180), whose product is MSSIYFTEDHEWLRVENGVATVGITTHAQEQLGDLVFVDLPDVGRTLAKGEAIAVVESVKAASDVYAPLDGKVTEINETLTSDPAVVNQAAEGNGWLWKMTLADEGQLSGLMDETAYKALIG
- a CDS encoding Aminomethyltransferase (bhsal03190) encodes the protein MTSADVLKILPLNALHEQAGAKSGAFAGWNMPITYPAGVMQEHLHTREAAGLFDISHMKLIAIEGRQAAGFLSRALPMDAAALATGQSRYSFLLNEQAGIIDDLIVTRLGENRFMAVANAGNADIDIAELQKRAAGFDCAVTPQTRVLLALQGPQAANVMREASLPGTDLTFMHGLETDKGWFITRSGYTGEDGFEIALPVEKAEALAQKLLADPRVKWTGLAARDSLRLEAGLCLHGQDITAQTTPVEAGLTFAVAKSVREKADFIGAPAYTAAFAAGAQRRRVGLKPEGRQPVRAGAQLFDTHGNEIGIVTSGGFGPSFNAPVAMGYVTAAFGAADTQLFADVRGRKLPVTIHPLPFVPQHYFKG
- the crcB gene encoding Putative fluoride ion transporter CrcB (bhsal03200) — translated: MAATLWVALGGAIGSVARHWLGLLLLPLSRGFPWGTVFVNISGSFLIALFGMLTVAQARFPASESLRLFVMVGFCGGFTTFSSFSLQTFELLQEGAPGHAFLNITLSVVLCLAASAAGYYAAIRLNGGTFT
- a CDS encoding Thioredoxin (precursor) (bhsal03210) — translated: MSGNGFYTNGNGAPRAAGGLIRETTTANFQADVMAESRNQPVLVDFWAPWCEPCKQLTPVLEKIVREAGGAVKLVKMNIDDHPTIAGQMGIRSIPAVVAFIDGRPVDAMMGAVPESDIKAFIGRLSGGQEKQAIADMLAGVAELVQKGDYMTASRVYAQILQDDPKNIAAIAGFATCLLETGETDKAKAILAGAPADEKNDPALKAVQTRIELLEQAEGLGDPAALEKRALDNPQDYQARFDLALVYNARGKRAEAADMLLAILKADRDWNDGVARRQLLQFFDAWGARDEATLNARRKLSTLLFS
- the tal gene encoding Putative transaldolase (bhsal03220) translates to MKFFVDTADIDEIRALNDLGLVDGVTTNPSLILKAGRDIKEVTAEICSLIPGPVSAEVAATGYDAMMREADVLAKIADNVCIKLPLTLDGLKACKTLSDRGQKTNMTLCFSANQALLAAKAGATFISPFIGRLDDMAINGMELIGEIRTIYDNYDFRTEILAASIRTVNHVKEAALIGADVATIPPATLKQLVHHPLTDKGLQAFLADWAKTGQKIG
- a CDS encoding Primosomal protein N (bhsal03230); the protein is MFKDSPIAAKAVAVLVPAPVERAYSYAVPDGMSVVAGSVVRVPLGARQVSGVVVGAAVDEVAAEKLRPVSAVFDCPPLLPELMRFIRFVADYTLSPAGQVARMALRVPAAFEPEAVVEGLRYSGGAPDRLTPARARVLERAADGMAWTRSGLAHAAGVSSTVIDGLKAQGILTSVPLPPVPVVPPPDPAYAPAVLETAQRDIADTMRQSVTARRFHVSLLDGVTGSGKTEVYFEAVAAALEQGRQVLILLPEIALTQQFLDRFEARFGAAPAEWHSDLTAVRRERIWRQVAEGRVRVVAGARSALFLPFADLGLIVVDEEHDAAYKQEDRVFYNARDMAVARGHIAGIPVILSSATPSVESQVNAHSGRYQRLHLGARFARAALPDLRAVDMRRTPPPPGKFLSPPLLGALRETLANGKQSLLFLNRRGYAPLTLCRVCGHRFACRNCSSWLVEHRSRRQLLCHHCGYHEPVPEACPECGTLDHLAACGPGVERIAEEAGQGFPEARVQVLSTDMAGGIKRLRLELEAIAKGEVDIIIGTQLVAKGHHFPHITLVGVVDADLGLANADPRAAERTFQLLSQVTGRAGRTGEKSLGLIQTYQPEHPVMQAIVAGDSAAFYQREIATREMSRLPPFGRLAALIISGENRMETENHARVLRRAAPVSAGITVLGPAEAPIAQLRGRYRFRLAVHGERKMDVQAYIRALVSQAPRPRGSLRVQVDIDPQSFL